In one window of Dokdonia sp. PRO95 DNA:
- the thrC gene encoding threonine synthase — MKYYSLNKQAQTVTFDDAVIRGIAPDKGLYFPENIPVLPATFWEQLEQLSKEEIAVEVMKPFVGDSMDEATLKEIVTDVLSFDFPLVPIEDNAATLELFHGPTMAFKDVGARFMARCLGHFLKERNQQEEVTVLVATSGDTGGAVARGFYKVPGIKVVILYPSGKVSDVQERQLTTLGENITALEVDGTFDDCQAMVKKAFLDKEITSTKQLTSANSINVARWLPQSLYYLFAYKELKKQGKADSLVFSVPSGNFGNICAGMVAHMMGMPVHQFVAAVNSNTTIPRFMQSGVYTPTTTVATISNAMDVSDPSNFIRVLQLFENDRQLLSQKFSSYSYCDNATRGAMLDLHENHNYIADPHGAVGYLGLKAYLQDKPDAYGVFLETAHPVKFLPAVTPVVGNIDLPEQIKELMDKTMDTVPVKNYDELKTYLLA; from the coding sequence ATGAAATACTACAGCCTTAATAAGCAAGCGCAAACGGTCACTTTTGATGATGCAGTAATACGAGGAATTGCTCCAGATAAAGGACTTTACTTTCCTGAAAATATCCCAGTGCTTCCTGCTACCTTTTGGGAGCAGCTTGAGCAATTATCCAAAGAAGAAATCGCTGTCGAAGTGATGAAACCTTTTGTGGGCGATAGTATGGACGAAGCTACACTTAAAGAAATAGTAACAGATGTTCTTTCTTTTGATTTCCCGTTAGTTCCTATAGAAGATAATGCGGCAACACTAGAGCTTTTTCATGGGCCTACCATGGCTTTTAAAGATGTAGGAGCTCGCTTTATGGCGCGCTGTCTGGGTCACTTCTTAAAAGAACGTAATCAACAAGAAGAAGTTACCGTATTAGTGGCTACCAGTGGTGACACGGGTGGAGCCGTAGCTAGAGGCTTCTACAAAGTACCAGGGATAAAAGTGGTAATCCTCTACCCTTCTGGCAAAGTATCTGATGTGCAAGAGCGACAGCTCACCACATTAGGAGAAAATATCACCGCACTTGAAGTTGACGGTACTTTTGATGATTGCCAAGCGATGGTCAAGAAGGCTTTTTTAGACAAAGAAATTACAAGTACAAAACAACTCACCTCTGCAAATAGTATTAATGTCGCACGATGGCTACCACAGTCCTTGTATTATTTATTTGCTTATAAAGAATTAAAGAAGCAAGGAAAAGCAGATTCTCTCGTGTTTTCTGTTCCTAGTGGGAACTTTGGTAATATATGTGCTGGTATGGTAGCTCATATGATGGGAATGCCGGTGCACCAATTTGTAGCTGCGGTAAATAGTAATACAACCATCCCTAGGTTTATGCAAAGCGGAGTCTACACCCCTACGACAACGGTTGCGACGATAAGTAATGCAATGGATGTGAGTGACCCTAGTAACTTCATAAGAGTACTACAGCTATTTGAAAACGACAGGCAATTACTATCTCAAAAGTTTTCGTCATACTCCTATTGTGATAATGCCACACGCGGTGCGATGCTCGATTTGCATGAAAATCATAATTATATAGCAGACCCTCACGGAGCCGTTGGTTACTTAGGACTCAAGGCCTATTTGCAAGACAAACCAGACGCTTACGGAGTATTTTTAGAAACTGCCCATCCTGTTAAGTTTTTACCAGCAGTCACACCCGTAGTGGGTAACATTGATCTCCCCGAACAGATCAAGGAGTTGATGGATAAAACGATGGATACCGTTCCTGTGAAGAATTATGACGAGTTAAAGACGTATTTGTTGGCATAG
- a CDS encoding DUF6503 family protein — MNKSILLLAGLIAFASCKNESTVKTEEIAVVETPSRVYPDQISKVFEAHGGIDTWNNMNNLCFTLPKGDINEIHTVDLKSRNTRIETKDFVLGFDGKDLWLKQDTIAFQPERARFYHNLMFYFYAMPFVLSDEGITYSEVPALEMDGVSYPGTKISYGKDVGDSPDDNYILYNDPTTNEMAWLAYTVTAGGDGPSERYSFIKYAKWQNVNGLKLPSELQWYKVVDGKPTEMRNAMNFTNPTATATKLDIATFSKPEGGVLVE; from the coding sequence ATGAACAAATCTATCCTATTGCTTGCTGGACTTATTGCTTTTGCAAGTTGTAAAAATGAATCAACCGTAAAAACAGAAGAAATTGCTGTGGTGGAGACTCCATCAAGAGTGTACCCAGATCAAATTTCTAAAGTATTTGAAGCTCACGGAGGAATTGACACTTGGAATAACATGAACAATTTATGTTTTACCTTACCTAAAGGAGACATAAATGAAATACACACTGTTGATCTTAAATCGCGTAATACACGTATTGAAACTAAAGATTTTGTACTAGGATTTGACGGTAAAGACTTATGGTTAAAACAAGATACCATCGCTTTTCAACCAGAGAGAGCCCGTTTTTATCATAACTTGATGTTTTATTTTTATGCGATGCCATTTGTACTAAGTGATGAAGGCATCACATACTCAGAGGTTCCTGCGTTAGAAATGGATGGTGTAAGCTACCCTGGGACAAAAATTAGCTACGGCAAAGATGTAGGTGACAGTCCAGATGACAATTATATCTTATATAATGACCCAACTACAAACGAAATGGCATGGCTAGCATATACAGTAACTGCAGGAGGTGATGGACCAAGTGAGCGCTACAGTTTTATTAAGTATGCAAAATGGCAAAATGTAAATGGTCTTAAGTTACCTAGCGAACTACAATGGTACAAGGTAGTAGATGGCAAGCCTACAGAAATGAGAAATGCTATGAATTTTACAAATCCTACAGCAACTGCGACTAAACTAGATATTGCTACTTTTTCAAAGCCTGAAGGTGGAGTACTTGTAGAGTAG
- a CDS encoding helix-turn-helix transcriptional regulator, with product MTNTLKVERAILNLTQDDLAKKIGVSRQTINSIEKNRYVPSTVLALKLSELFKKPVNEFFSLSEND from the coding sequence ATGACTAATACACTTAAAGTAGAGCGTGCTATCCTCAATCTTACACAAGATGATCTTGCAAAGAAAATAGGTGTCTCGAGGCAAACCATAAATTCGATAGAAAAAAATCGCTACGTACCCTCTACGGTACTAGCACTAAAACTTTCTGAGTTATTTAAAAAGCCAGTAAATGAATTTTTCTCATTATCTGAAAATGATTGA